Proteins encoded together in one Synechococcus sp. BL107 window:
- a CDS encoding type II secretion system F family protein gives MASYGSTTTTKTSNTVQRKPQSSGLLSELMGGQPAPARLKVPQKDLLVFFRQLAVILQSGVPLAQGLILIAENMTNENLSQCVQRISSRLSAGEELSLSLRQYPKVFEPLTIGLIEAGEAGGILEDVLDRIALLLEERAKIRGQIIGALVYPVIVMVLAVSVSLALLIFIVPRFKAMFDGMGAELPALTNFLLELSKFVTSPYFTFGAPLTVLLIMYLFRGYYSTAIGRLNVDKNILKVPLFGDLLRKSEMASMCDTLATLVNSGIPIVDGIERCISASSNELVRRTLRESILLIRQGQELNYSMGRSGVFPKLVISMIKIGEETGQLSFMLEKLAIFYKREVESAVSSLTKAMEPAVVFVVAGIVGTIVIALYLPMFSLITTMGK, from the coding sequence ATGGCCAGCTACGGGAGCACCACAACAACCAAAACTTCAAATACTGTTCAAAGAAAACCACAAAGCTCAGGATTACTATCTGAATTAATGGGTGGTCAGCCAGCACCCGCGAGACTAAAAGTTCCCCAAAAAGATTTGCTGGTGTTCTTCCGGCAACTTGCAGTCATTCTGCAAAGTGGGGTGCCCCTTGCACAAGGATTAATCTTGATCGCGGAAAATATGACAAATGAAAATCTCAGCCAATGTGTACAACGAATCTCATCACGTTTAAGTGCCGGAGAGGAACTTTCTCTCAGCTTACGTCAGTATCCAAAAGTCTTCGAACCACTGACAATTGGACTGATTGAAGCAGGAGAAGCCGGCGGAATTCTTGAAGATGTTCTCGATCGCATTGCACTTCTTTTAGAAGAACGCGCAAAGATTCGAGGCCAGATCATTGGGGCACTGGTCTATCCAGTGATCGTTATGGTGCTGGCCGTAAGTGTGAGCTTGGCATTACTGATCTTCATCGTTCCAAGATTTAAAGCCATGTTTGATGGCATGGGAGCAGAACTTCCTGCACTCACAAACTTTCTGCTCGAACTATCAAAGTTTGTCACCTCTCCATATTTCACATTTGGCGCGCCTCTAACAGTTCTACTAATCATGTATTTATTTAGAGGGTATTACAGCACGGCGATAGGCAGGCTTAATGTCGACAAGAACATTCTGAAAGTACCTCTTTTTGGTGATCTTCTTCGCAAATCAGAGATGGCCAGCATGTGCGACACACTGGCAACACTAGTTAATTCTGGAATCCCAATTGTTGATGGCATTGAACGCTGTATTTCAGCAAGCTCGAATGAACTCGTTCGCAGAACATTACGAGAATCAATCCTACTTATTCGCCAAGGACAGGAGCTCAACTATTCCATGGGTCGCTCTGGGGTGTTCCCAAAACTCGTAATTTCAATGATCAAAATCGGCGAGGAGACTGGTCAGCTGAGTTTTATGCTCGAAAAACTTGCAATATTTTATAAACGAGAAGTGGAATCGGCCGTGTCGTCATTAACAAAAGCTATGGAACCCGCAGTTGTCTTTGTGGTGGCAGGAATTGTTGGAACTATTGTGATTGCTCTTTACCTGCCCATGTTCAGTTTGATCACAACAATGGGCAAATAA
- a CDS encoding type IV pilus twitching motility protein PilT — protein sequence MSIARQIVGFAIKAGSSDIHLEEGSPIAIRVNSDIRILQNVMGSEDMTSLLKEIAGEEKLKQYEQTGDLDTSIGLEGLSRIRINAYMANEKRCLTLRILPDSLPRWQDLGLPQPFIDLTEKHRGMVLCTGPTGSGKSTTLAAFINCILETQKRHILTIEDPIEFEFNHSKTSIIHQREVKRDTQTFASALRAALREDPDVIYIGEMRDLETIQLAITAAETGHLVLGTLHTSSAAKTVERIVDVFPGDQQEQARLQVSTSLLGVMTQTLCKNTKGKRSLAYELMVNTPAIANLIRERKVSQIYSQLQTGSKDGMNTLEQCLQQLVESGDITQEEALGKASNPKALLGH from the coding sequence ATGAGCATCGCACGTCAAATTGTTGGTTTTGCAATTAAAGCCGGGTCATCCGATATCCACCTAGAGGAAGGCTCACCGATCGCGATACGGGTGAACTCCGATATTCGGATTCTTCAGAATGTGATGGGTTCAGAGGATATGACCTCATTACTCAAGGAAATTGCTGGTGAAGAAAAACTCAAGCAATACGAACAAACAGGAGATCTTGATACATCGATCGGACTCGAGGGATTATCACGGATTCGAATCAATGCCTACATGGCCAATGAAAAACGATGTCTAACCCTGAGAATCCTTCCGGATAGCCTGCCGCGCTGGCAAGACCTAGGACTTCCGCAACCATTTATTGATCTCACAGAAAAACATCGTGGAATGGTGCTTTGCACCGGACCAACAGGTTCAGGAAAATCAACCACATTGGCTGCCTTCATCAACTGCATTCTCGAAACACAAAAACGACATATTCTGACCATTGAAGATCCAATCGAATTCGAATTCAATCACTCCAAAACATCGATCATTCACCAACGCGAGGTGAAACGGGATACCCAAACGTTTGCCTCTGCTCTGCGCGCTGCTCTCCGAGAAGATCCAGATGTGATTTACATCGGGGAAATGAGAGATCTAGAAACCATTCAACTCGCCATCACCGCGGCAGAAACTGGCCACCTCGTTCTTGGCACCCTACATACCTCATCAGCCGCGAAAACTGTTGAACGCATTGTGGATGTATTCCCAGGCGATCAACAAGAGCAAGCTCGCCTCCAAGTCTCAACTTCATTGCTCGGTGTGATGACTCAAACTCTCTGCAAGAACACCAAGGGCAAGCGATCCCTAGCCTATGAGTTGATGGTGAATACTCCAGCCATTGCAAACCTCATCCGTGAGCGAAAAGTCAGCCAGATTTACTCACAATTGCAAACGGGCAGCAAGGATGGCATGAATACCCTTGAACAGTGCTTGCAACAACTAGTGGAATCAGGAGATATTACCCAGGAAGAAGCCTTAGGGAAAGCCTCAAATCCAAAAGCACTTCTGGGTCATTAA